One region of Sphingomonas abietis genomic DNA includes:
- a CDS encoding DHA2 family efflux MFS transporter permease subunit — MAAAKGAKGGAKGGADPDAGWSDERSAARGRNPWLIVIVISLATFMEVLDTAIANVSLTHIAGSLAVSLDEVTWVLTSYLVANAVIVPISGWLSDVLGRKRFYMISVFLFTVSSLMCGLAPSLSFLILSRIFQGLGGGGLATSEQSFLADTFPPSKRGMAFAAYGVVVIVAPVIGPSLGGYITDNISWHWIFLINVPVGIISLILVHFLVDEPEALERDRRKKLKKGLKVDGVGFALVALGLGCLEVTLDRGQRDDWFGSGFITAMAITAVLSLILLVVWELNRKDPIVNIRLLGNRNFGVCVLMMLTVGVILFGSTQLIPQMLQEVFGYTATDAGLALTTGGLAALVAMPFTGLLTGRVQTRILLGGAFTVQALALGHLSGMNADVSFNHIAIARVYQAMALPFLFVPINAQAYAGLDPKQFNQASALLNVARNLGGSIGISSAQALLEQREQFHQARIVEGLNPLNPSYIEGLKQIGGTLGGAVEDATTSQLAALYQMVTKQAAILSYIDVYHTLMIFVFCIAPLAILLRPVKGGAGGH; from the coding sequence GTGGCCGCGGCGAAGGGGGCGAAGGGGGGTGCCAAGGGCGGCGCCGATCCGGACGCGGGCTGGTCGGACGAGCGCTCGGCCGCGCGGGGGCGCAACCCCTGGCTGATCGTGATCGTCATCAGCCTCGCCACCTTCATGGAGGTGCTGGACACCGCCATCGCCAATGTCTCGCTGACCCATATCGCCGGCTCGCTCGCCGTCTCGCTGGACGAGGTGACCTGGGTGCTGACCAGCTATCTCGTCGCCAATGCGGTGATCGTGCCGATCTCGGGATGGCTGTCCGACGTGCTCGGCCGCAAGCGCTTCTACATGATCTCGGTCTTTCTGTTCACCGTCTCGTCGCTGATGTGCGGGCTGGCGCCGAGCCTGTCCTTCCTGATCCTGTCGCGCATCTTCCAGGGGCTCGGCGGCGGCGGCCTCGCGACGTCCGAGCAGAGCTTCCTCGCCGATACCTTCCCGCCCTCCAAGCGCGGCATGGCGTTCGCCGCTTACGGCGTGGTGGTGATCGTGGCGCCGGTGATCGGGCCGTCGCTCGGCGGCTACATCACCGACAATATCAGCTGGCACTGGATATTCCTGATCAACGTGCCGGTCGGCATCATCTCGCTGATCCTCGTCCATTTCCTGGTCGACGAACCGGAGGCGCTGGAGCGCGATCGCCGCAAGAAGCTGAAGAAGGGCCTGAAGGTCGATGGTGTCGGCTTCGCGCTGGTGGCGCTGGGGCTGGGCTGTCTGGAGGTTACGCTGGATCGTGGCCAGCGCGACGACTGGTTCGGATCGGGCTTCATCACCGCGATGGCGATCACCGCGGTGCTGTCGCTGATCCTGCTGGTGGTGTGGGAGCTCAACCGCAAGGATCCGATCGTCAACATCCGCCTGCTCGGCAACCGCAATTTCGGCGTGTGCGTGCTGATGATGCTGACCGTCGGCGTCATCCTGTTCGGATCGACCCAGCTGATCCCGCAGATGTTGCAGGAGGTGTTCGGCTACACCGCCACCGATGCCGGCCTCGCGCTCACCACCGGCGGGCTGGCGGCGCTGGTGGCGATGCCGTTCACCGGGTTGCTCACCGGGCGGGTGCAGACCCGCATCCTGCTGGGCGGCGCCTTCACGGTGCAGGCACTGGCCTTGGGGCATCTCAGCGGCATGAACGCCGATGTCAGCTTCAACCATATCGCGATCGCGCGCGTCTATCAGGCGATGGCGCTGCCCTTCCTGTTCGTGCCGATCAACGCGCAGGCCTATGCCGGCCTCGATCCCAAGCAGTTCAACCAGGCCTCGGCGCTGCTCAACGTGGCGCGCAACCTCGGCGGATCGATCGGCATCTCGTCGGCGCAGGCGCTGCTCGAACAGCGCGAGCAATTCCATCAGGCGCGGATCGTGGAGGGGCTCAACCCGCTCAATCCGAGCTACATCGAGGGCCTGAAGCAGATCGGCGGCACGCTCGGCGGCGCGGTCGAGGATGCCACAACCTCGCAATTGGCGGCGCTTTATCAAATGGTGACCAAACAGGCGGCGATATTGTCCTATATCGATGTGTACCACACCCTCATGATCTTCGTGTTCTGCATCGCGCCGCTGGCGATCCTGCTGCGGCCGGTCAAGGGCGGGGCGGGAGGACATTGA
- a CDS encoding HlyD family secretion protein — MTADRDQDRASDDDGRNDGEDRPDTRPRSAHGDDGHDHDDREPDEDKGKRDDDDDDDDGDEDQDDHDGRPPLYKRPLFWLIFGVVAIVLIVGGLLFWLHARKFESTDDAFVDAHVVRLAAQVSGQLTAVANVDNRHVEAGALLATIETDATQATVEQARAQWLQAEAQIEQARAQVTSAQAQRAQAVAEAVQPEAQAAKAQADLKRYVALRQIDAAAVAGTQIDQARAQADSSAGQAAAARRAIDNADAQIAVAEKQVKSAQAQKAGAQAQIDSAKVTYGHLDIRAPVAGQVVNRSVNVGSYVQAGSQLMAIVPDRMWVTANFKETQLALMRLGQPVDISVDAFPDVHFVGHVDSIQRGAGQAFALLPPQNATGNYVKVVQRVPVRILFDRRNRNDPDLHHYAIGPGMSVVPTVRVR, encoded by the coding sequence ATGACAGCGGATCGCGATCAAGACCGTGCGTCGGACGACGACGGCAGGAACGACGGCGAAGATCGTCCCGATACCAGGCCTCGTTCCGCCCATGGCGATGACGGGCATGACCATGATGACCGTGAGCCCGACGAGGATAAGGGCAAGCGCGACGACGATGATGACGATGATGACGGCGACGAGGATCAGGACGATCACGACGGTCGGCCGCCGCTCTACAAGCGTCCGCTCTTCTGGCTGATCTTCGGCGTGGTGGCGATCGTGCTGATCGTCGGCGGCCTGCTGTTCTGGCTGCACGCGCGCAAGTTCGAATCCACCGACGACGCCTTTGTCGACGCCCATGTCGTGCGGCTCGCGGCGCAGGTGTCCGGCCAGCTCACCGCCGTGGCCAATGTGGACAATCGGCATGTCGAAGCCGGCGCGCTGCTCGCGACCATCGAGACCGATGCGACCCAGGCGACCGTCGAGCAGGCGCGCGCGCAATGGCTTCAGGCCGAGGCGCAGATCGAGCAGGCGCGCGCGCAGGTGACGTCCGCGCAGGCGCAACGCGCGCAGGCCGTCGCCGAGGCGGTCCAGCCCGAAGCGCAGGCCGCCAAGGCGCAGGCCGATCTGAAGCGCTATGTGGCGCTCCGCCAGATCGATGCCGCGGCCGTTGCCGGCACCCAGATCGATCAGGCCCGCGCGCAGGCCGACAGCAGCGCCGGGCAGGCGGCGGCCGCCCGGCGCGCGATCGACAATGCCGATGCCCAGATCGCCGTCGCCGAGAAGCAGGTGAAGTCGGCGCAGGCGCAGAAGGCCGGCGCGCAGGCGCAGATCGACTCCGCCAAGGTGACCTATGGCCATCTCGATATCCGCGCGCCGGTGGCCGGGCAGGTCGTCAATCGCAGCGTCAATGTCGGCAGCTATGTGCAGGCCGGCAGCCAGTTGATGGCGATCGTGCCCGATCGGATGTGGGTGACCGCCAATTTCAAGGAAACCCAGCTCGCCCTCATGCGGCTGGGACAGCCGGTGGATATCAGCGTCGATGCCTTTCCCGACGTGCATTTCGTGGGGCATGTCGATTCGATCCAGCGCGGCGCCGGTCAGGCCTTCGCGCTGCTGCCGCCGCAGAACGCCACCGGCAATTATGTGAAGGTGGTCCAGCGCGTGCCGGTTCGCATCCTGTTCGACCGGCGCAACCGGAACGATCCCGATCTGCACCATTATGCAATCGGGCCGGGCATGTCGGTGGTGCCGACGGTCAGGGTCCGCTGA
- a CDS encoding dihydrolipoyl dehydrogenase has translation MSRIERDVAIIGAGTAGLAAERAARKAGATTILIDDRFAGTTCATVGCMPSKLLIAAGHAAHAVRTAGTFGIDAPPPAIDGAAVMRRVRAQRDAFVAATIETIDAIPEGIRRQGRARFRDASTLALDDGTSVAARAIVIATGSRPHVPEMFRVLGDRVLTNETLFELGTLPASIAVVGSGILGLELAQALVRLGVAVVVFDQKEAIAGLQDDAVEAALRDILSRELPFHLGVELVASLDDGQARLDWSGPTQGSQAFDYVLVAAGRPPALDDLGLGDTGLSLDEHGVPLFDRRTMRCGESAIFLAGDADADRPVLHEASAEGAIAGRHAACYPTLTPADRGVAFSIMFTDPPVAIVGKQLGKQLGEAGAERPVIGCSSYADQGRAKVEGRNAGLVRIYATPTDGRLTGACLVGPGMDHIGHLFAWAIERGETATALLRLPFYHPTFEEGVKSALRQICDTVHSALPSDRDDGAPPGG, from the coding sequence ATGAGCCGGATCGAGCGCGACGTGGCGATCATCGGCGCGGGAACGGCCGGCCTCGCCGCGGAGCGGGCCGCCCGGAAAGCCGGCGCCACGACCATCCTGATCGACGATCGCTTCGCGGGGACGACCTGCGCGACGGTCGGCTGCATGCCCTCGAAGCTGTTGATCGCGGCCGGCCATGCCGCCCATGCCGTCCGCACGGCCGGCACCTTCGGGATCGACGCGCCGCCGCCCGCGATCGATGGCGCGGCGGTGATGCGGCGGGTGCGCGCGCAGCGCGACGCTTTCGTCGCGGCCACGATCGAGACGATCGATGCGATCCCCGAGGGCATCCGGCGGCAGGGCCGGGCGCGGTTCCGCGACGCTTCCACGCTGGCGCTGGACGACGGTACGTCGGTGGCCGCCAGGGCGATCGTCATCGCGACCGGATCGCGGCCGCACGTCCCCGAGATGTTCCGCGTGCTGGGTGATCGGGTGCTGACCAACGAGACGCTGTTCGAGCTCGGCACGCTTCCGGCCTCGATCGCGGTGGTCGGCAGCGGGATATTGGGGCTCGAACTGGCACAGGCGCTGGTCCGCCTCGGCGTGGCGGTGGTCGTCTTCGATCAGAAGGAGGCGATCGCCGGCTTGCAGGACGATGCCGTGGAGGCGGCGTTGCGTGACATCCTGTCGCGGGAATTGCCGTTCCATCTCGGCGTCGAACTCGTCGCCTCGCTGGACGATGGCCAGGCGCGGCTCGACTGGTCTGGCCCGACGCAGGGCTCGCAAGCCTTCGACTATGTCCTCGTCGCGGCGGGACGACCGCCGGCCCTGGACGATCTGGGGCTGGGCGATACCGGCCTGTCGCTCGACGAGCATGGCGTCCCGCTGTTCGACAGGCGGACGATGCGCTGCGGCGAGAGTGCGATCTTCCTGGCGGGCGATGCCGATGCCGATCGGCCGGTGCTCCACGAGGCATCCGCCGAAGGGGCGATCGCCGGACGTCATGCGGCTTGCTATCCGACGCTCACGCCGGCCGATCGGGGCGTCGCCTTCTCGATCATGTTCACCGATCCCCCCGTGGCCATCGTCGGCAAACAGCTCGGCAAGCAGCTCGGCGAAGCCGGCGCCGAGCGCCCCGTGATCGGTTGCAGTTCCTACGCCGATCAGGGCCGGGCAAAGGTCGAAGGCCGCAATGCGGGTCTGGTTCGGATCTACGCCACGCCGACCGACGGCCGCCTGACCGGCGCGTGCCTGGTCGGCCCCGGAATGGATCATATCGGCCATCTGTTCGCCTGGGCGATCGAGCGTGGCGAGACGGCGACGGCCTTGCTCCGCCTGCCTTTCTATCACCCGACCTTCGAGGAAGGGGTGAAATCGGCGCTGCGCCAGATCTGCGACACGGTCCATTCCGCTCTGCCGAGCGATCGCGATGACGGCGCCCCGCCCGGCGGCTGA
- a CDS encoding ComEA family DNA-binding protein, with the protein MTTVDINHASAAELDAVDGLRGHGPEIVRYRAERGRFTDVRQLDEVPGCAGKLSAEQRAALSVGQGSVSQESVSSGSAGSGDGNHA; encoded by the coding sequence ATGACGACGGTCGATATCAACCATGCCAGCGCGGCCGAGCTCGACGCCGTCGATGGCCTGCGCGGCCACGGCCCGGAAATCGTGCGCTATCGGGCGGAGCGGGGCCGCTTCACCGATGTCCGCCAGCTCGATGAAGTGCCCGGCTGTGCCGGCAAGCTGTCTGCCGAGCAGCGCGCCGCCTTGTCGGTGGGCCAAGGGTCGGTCAGCCAAGAGTCGGTGAGCAGCGGGTCGGCAGGCTCCGGCGACGGGAATCACGCATGA
- a CDS encoding glutathione S-transferase family protein, protein MITLHHLNFSRSTRILWLLEELGLDYELVTHARDRHSRAPDALKAIHPLGKAPILIDDALTLAESGTILRYLEQKYGDGRLVPAPGTADRAIHDEWLDFVESSAGLPIMLVLLGGMTGGLPEGLSRFARPELRKTLDYIDAGVRDRPFLMGERLTLADIQMSYLLAAARHAGLLQDHPAILAYLERLEAQPAMVKALARGGPMTPPERN, encoded by the coding sequence ATGATCACGCTCCACCATCTGAATTTCTCGCGGTCGACACGTATCCTCTGGCTTCTGGAGGAATTGGGGCTCGACTACGAGCTGGTCACCCATGCGCGTGATCGGCACTCGCGGGCGCCCGATGCGCTCAAGGCGATCCACCCGCTCGGCAAGGCGCCGATCCTGATCGACGACGCGCTGACCCTGGCGGAGTCGGGCACGATCCTGCGCTATCTCGAACAGAAATATGGCGATGGCCGGCTGGTGCCGGCGCCGGGCACCGCCGATCGGGCGATCCATGACGAATGGCTCGATTTCGTCGAAAGCTCGGCCGGGCTGCCGATCATGCTCGTGCTGCTGGGCGGCATGACCGGCGGCTTGCCCGAGGGCCTGTCCCGTTTCGCCAGGCCCGAACTGCGCAAGACGCTCGACTATATCGATGCCGGCGTGCGCGATCGTCCGTTCCTGATGGGGGAGCGCCTCACGCTGGCGGATATCCAGATGAGCTATCTGCTGGCTGCGGCGCGCCACGCCGGGCTGCTCCAGGATCATCCGGCGATCCTCGCCTATCTCGAACGGCTGGAGGCGCAGCCCGCGATGGTGAAGGCGCTGGCACGCGGCGGCCCGATGACGCCGCCGGAGCGGAACTGA
- a CDS encoding lanthionine synthetase LanC family protein, giving the protein MLPDRTIAIEVAAQIGFGIARRAIRSGDRCTWLDAVPALPGQNPAISRSCGPDLYGGTGGIGWFLAELAARVPDRLLRDTARAALRQSAARADDPSLIGPHGFYGGRAGVGVGLLLAGQALDDDEAMVAGRRLLDALPLDGHAPDQTDLISGLAGTALALAIAGDVLAAPNLVARAACVARTLVGLGVRERDGVLSWPTMPGTRAHLTGFAHGTGGIAHALLVVDALLPDAMLRSAAIAALAYEERAYSPEQRGWPDDRLLPGYPPDRAFYPTAWCHGAAGIAQMRLAAAGRGLGMAGALDAALDATAREATRMLGLPGSDLTLCHGLLGLADALLDAARAGRDPGPLAAILESAITNFHIGEAPWPSGLPTREAVSGVMLGHAGIGWLFLRVADPACGSILLPGAQILTRGGVTGP; this is encoded by the coding sequence ATGCTGCCGGATCGAACGATCGCGATCGAGGTGGCGGCGCAGATCGGATTCGGAATCGCGCGCCGTGCGATCCGCAGCGGCGATCGATGCACCTGGCTGGATGCAGTGCCGGCCCTGCCGGGGCAGAACCCCGCCATCAGCCGATCGTGCGGGCCGGATCTCTATGGCGGCACCGGCGGCATCGGCTGGTTCCTGGCCGAACTCGCCGCCCGCGTGCCCGATCGCCTGCTGCGCGACACCGCGCGGGCTGCCCTGCGGCAGAGTGCCGCGCGGGCGGATGATCCGTCGCTGATCGGTCCCCATGGCTTTTATGGCGGCCGTGCCGGCGTCGGAGTGGGGCTCCTGCTGGCGGGGCAGGCGCTGGACGACGACGAGGCGATGGTGGCCGGCCGCCGGCTCCTGGACGCGTTGCCGCTGGATGGTCATGCGCCGGACCAGACCGATCTGATCTCGGGATTGGCGGGCACGGCGCTCGCGCTGGCGATCGCCGGCGACGTGCTGGCGGCGCCGAACCTCGTCGCGCGTGCGGCTTGCGTGGCGAGGACGCTGGTCGGGCTGGGCGTGCGCGAACGGGATGGCGTGTTGTCCTGGCCGACCATGCCGGGCACGCGGGCCCATCTGACGGGCTTCGCCCACGGCACCGGCGGGATCGCCCATGCCTTGCTCGTCGTCGATGCGCTGCTCCCGGATGCAATGTTGCGGAGCGCGGCGATCGCGGCCCTCGCTTATGAGGAGCGGGCCTATAGCCCCGAACAGCGCGGCTGGCCGGACGATCGTCTGCTGCCGGGCTATCCGCCCGATCGAGCTTTTTATCCCACGGCCTGGTGCCATGGCGCGGCGGGGATCGCCCAGATGCGCCTGGCGGCGGCCGGGCGCGGGCTTGGCATGGCGGGCGCACTCGACGCTGCACTGGACGCGACGGCCCGCGAGGCAACGCGGATGCTCGGGCTGCCCGGCAGCGACCTGACATTGTGCCATGGCCTGCTCGGCCTTGCCGATGCGCTGCTGGATGCGGCGCGAGCGGGGCGTGACCCCGGCCCGCTGGCGGCCATTCTGGAGAGCGCGATCACGAACTTCCACATCGGCGAGGCGCCATGGCCATCGGGGTTGCCGACGCGCGAGGCGGTCAGCGGCGTGATGCTCGGCCATGCGGGGATCGGCTGGCTGTTCCTGCGCGTCGCCGATCCCGCATGCGGGTCCATCCTGTTGCCCGGCGCCCAAATCCTCACGCGCGGGGGTGTGACCGGGCCGTGA
- a CDS encoding T3SS effector HopA1 family protein codes for MSALEDVLRGVAADVRIVGAGLASLSSGARFAFGRPDQPTAGLSEAIYGRHYCRPGQPDSAAAGDDARFLADLRVANPVAMRDGGVRELRSEGHYFVVGRPVAEAAAGRQVRFYWNITSHGAPYLLQALGAGLERRRIPFQLKVPVSIAGYDRADTGVLYCAAEDVAAAIDVIEAVHIALGTALRPDVPLFVRRLAAGLGFAESPQSGESFGLQRSRLLAEGLIAAQSAGTLPVEAMAARLAGYGLPADRLDRNPATCFPYDFAAFGV; via the coding sequence ATGAGCGCGCTGGAGGATGTTCTGCGGGGCGTTGCGGCGGATGTGCGGATCGTCGGCGCGGGGCTGGCGAGCCTGTCGTCGGGCGCGCGCTTCGCGTTCGGGCGGCCGGATCAGCCCACCGCCGGATTGAGCGAGGCAATCTATGGTCGCCATTATTGCCGCCCCGGGCAGCCGGACTCGGCCGCGGCCGGCGACGACGCCCGGTTCCTCGCGGACCTGCGTGTCGCCAACCCGGTGGCGATGCGGGACGGCGGGGTGCGCGAACTGCGGAGCGAAGGGCATTATTTCGTCGTCGGCCGCCCCGTGGCGGAGGCGGCGGCCGGGCGGCAGGTGCGGTTCTATTGGAACATCACGTCGCACGGCGCCCCGTACCTTCTTCAGGCGCTGGGCGCGGGGCTGGAGCGCCGCCGCATTCCCTTCCAGCTCAAGGTGCCGGTCTCGATCGCCGGCTATGATCGCGCCGATACCGGCGTGCTTTATTGCGCGGCCGAAGACGTCGCGGCCGCCATCGACGTCATCGAGGCCGTGCATATCGCGCTGGGCACCGCCTTGCGTCCCGACGTCCCGCTCTTCGTGCGACGGCTGGCGGCGGGACTGGGCTTCGCCGAAAGCCCGCAGAGCGGAGAGAGCTTCGGCCTGCAGCGCAGCCGGCTGTTGGCCGAGGGGCTGATCGCCGCGCAGTCCGCTGGCACCCTGCCGGTGGAGGCGATGGCGGCGCGGCTGGCTGGCTATGGCCTGCCAGCCGACCGGCTGGACCGCAATCCGGCGACCTGTTTCCCCTACGACTTCGCAGCGTTCGGGGTATGA
- a CDS encoding aminoglycoside phosphotransferase family protein yields the protein MGLDHWESVQHLLRIGVISPAHLVSSDVSVASLSSRNHLVRVEWPGGGAIVKQPKDRTTADAATMWAEASLFWLATHDPLFAPLAPWMPRFRHYDERQRILTIDYIVAAGSFADGLLGAGLSVPLVEDVGRALATLHGPVSQATAGAPSRRLFAALMPWVLTIGTAEARYVPLTPASATVLQQLMAWPGAGAALQRLRAAWRADQIIHGDVKAPNLLVATDGTARIIDWEIVTLGDGLWDVAGLIHSMLVPNPGGLPEPLDVAQARVRPIAEALWRSYIVAAPWPRAGDAPSMLLAMAGARILQTCLESAHHGVVAPGIPAMLEMAAALMTDPVTARQRWHWPA from the coding sequence ATGGGTCTGGATCATTGGGAATCGGTGCAGCATCTGTTGCGGATCGGCGTGATCTCACCGGCACATCTGGTGTCATCAGACGTCTCGGTCGCCTCGCTCAGTTCGCGCAATCATCTCGTCCGGGTCGAATGGCCGGGCGGTGGCGCGATCGTGAAGCAGCCCAAGGATCGCACGACCGCCGATGCGGCGACGATGTGGGCCGAGGCCTCGCTGTTCTGGCTCGCCACCCACGATCCGCTGTTCGCGCCGCTGGCGCCGTGGATGCCACGCTTCCGGCATTATGACGAGCGGCAGCGGATATTGACGATCGACTATATCGTCGCGGCCGGATCGTTCGCCGATGGCTTGCTGGGCGCGGGCCTGTCCGTGCCGCTGGTCGAGGATGTCGGGCGCGCGCTGGCGACGCTGCATGGTCCGGTGTCGCAGGCGACGGCGGGGGCGCCGAGCCGGCGGCTGTTCGCGGCGCTGATGCCCTGGGTGCTGACGATCGGCACCGCCGAGGCGCGCTATGTGCCGCTCACCCCGGCCTCGGCGACCGTCTTGCAGCAGCTGATGGCATGGCCCGGGGCCGGGGCGGCGCTGCAACGGCTGCGCGCGGCATGGCGCGCCGATCAGATCATCCACGGCGACGTCAAGGCGCCCAACCTGCTCGTCGCGACCGACGGGACGGCGCGGATCATCGATTGGGAGATCGTGACCCTCGGCGATGGGCTCTGGGACGTTGCCGGCCTGATCCATTCGATGCTCGTCCCCAATCCGGGCGGGCTGCCCGAGCCGCTCGACGTCGCCCAGGCGCGGGTGCGGCCGATCGCCGAAGCGCTGTGGCGGAGCTATATCGTGGCGGCGCCGTGGCCGCGCGCGGGCGATGCGCCGTCGATGCTGCTGGCCATGGCCGGTGCCCGCATCCTCCAGACCTGCCTCGAGAGCGCCCATCACGGCGTCGTAGCGCCCGGCATCCCGGCGATGCTGGAGATGGCGGCCGCCCTGATGACCGATCCCGTGACGGCGCGGCAGCGCTGGCATTGGCCGGCATGA
- a CDS encoding ribosomal eL19 family protein, translating to MTSKGEHAVTFDDFIDKVHLDPARPEPRKLISGFVGRGATEDSIRVYSDPSLSQWVEASTADVLHSQPIADSPLGGSHLWLAGHAELKPGSVSVNAPPAVPLGGLGVDTGVFNPFTTIHPTIWTQLGTCSTHTLGFACTHVTCPPVNGTLATLCTHVGTCGAAPTHAPGCPNTVTCTPTHALGCPNTISCPPVHPNTAATLCTQVGICATAPTHGLGCPNTITCTPTHAIGCPGTVTCTPTHAVGCPNTVTCPPIHTLACGGTVAGAFPAAAAVVAPTVGFTCIPTLPPQCLPITLPHIC from the coding sequence ATGACCAGCAAAGGCGAACACGCGGTAACATTCGACGATTTCATCGATAAAGTACATCTCGACCCGGCCCGACCCGAGCCACGCAAGCTGATCAGCGGCTTCGTCGGCCGCGGCGCGACCGAGGACAGCATCCGCGTCTATTCGGATCCCAGCCTGAGCCAGTGGGTCGAGGCCTCCACCGCCGATGTGCTGCACAGCCAGCCGATCGCGGACTCGCCGCTCGGCGGCTCCCATCTCTGGCTGGCCGGGCATGCCGAGCTGAAACCGGGCTCCGTCTCGGTCAACGCGCCGCCGGCCGTCCCGCTCGGCGGGCTCGGCGTCGATACCGGCGTGTTCAACCCGTTCACGACGATCCACCCGACGATCTGGACCCAGCTGGGGACATGCAGCACCCATACGCTGGGCTTCGCCTGCACCCATGTCACCTGTCCGCCCGTCAACGGCACGCTGGCGACGCTGTGTACGCATGTCGGCACCTGCGGCGCCGCGCCGACCCACGCGCCCGGCTGCCCCAATACGGTCACCTGCACGCCGACCCACGCGCTCGGTTGCCCCAACACGATATCCTGTCCGCCGGTCCATCCCAATACGGCGGCGACCCTGTGTACCCAGGTCGGCATCTGCGCCACGGCACCGACGCATGGCCTGGGCTGCCCCAATACCATCACCTGCACACCCACCCACGCGATAGGCTGCCCCGGCACCGTCACCTGCACGCCCACCCATGCGGTGGGCTGTCCCAATACCGTCACCTGCCCCCCGATCCACACGCTGGCCTGCGGCGGCACGGTGGCAGGGGCATTCCCTGCGGCGGCGGCGGTGGTCGCGCCGACCGTCGGCTTCACCTGCATCCCGACACTGCCGCCGCAGTGCCTGCCGATAACGCTGCCACATATCTGCTGA
- a CDS encoding TULIP family P47-like protein — protein sequence MDTHGWDVISASNIATVNSVLSRSMTALLATFDFSNTAMDITLSGQFDPWTIQPGGSANRIKLMMPIAHGTLTAPPFRQPIDLAGVQPVLNLELAIVQGASAGSQSVAFSLHTNSPTPTDDGGAVYVANPDASGLLNQRDPTKQAAAIINDWFGEILVQNSAKISFVFATIVTNPQGQPWLAPKATSVSYFESVDGQTQALAIQSLTQAPWGPDILATAVDPSLLAAGDAYFFAMAPAVFLRNLLMPNVASALHVPASALQFNPPSAPNQPLSCSITNTQSISMGSVRSGAIDYYPELTSYAVAISGSQILTSASGQFDISGLHDAYVTFDNLNVVMDVGYDQATRSATFTVVSRSSPSTDEHIPWYEKELTWIVPVVGLVVNIVMDAVVAAIENAVTDSLTSSGQLSIGAIPVASAVWTGLSQFNTTDAELADAFVIRASGAS from the coding sequence ATGGATACCCATGGCTGGGATGTGATTTCGGCGAGCAATATCGCCACGGTGAACAGCGTGCTCTCCCGCTCGATGACCGCCCTTCTGGCGACCTTCGACTTCTCCAACACCGCGATGGACATCACGCTGAGCGGCCAGTTCGATCCTTGGACGATCCAGCCGGGCGGCTCCGCCAATCGCATCAAGCTGATGATGCCGATCGCCCACGGGACGCTGACCGCGCCGCCATTTCGCCAGCCGATCGATCTCGCCGGCGTCCAGCCGGTGCTCAATCTGGAACTGGCGATCGTACAGGGCGCGAGCGCGGGATCGCAGTCGGTCGCCTTCTCGCTGCACACCAACTCGCCGACCCCGACCGACGACGGCGGTGCCGTCTACGTCGCCAACCCGGATGCGAGCGGTCTGCTGAACCAGCGCGATCCGACCAAGCAGGCGGCGGCGATCATCAACGACTGGTTCGGCGAAATACTGGTCCAGAACAGCGCCAAGATCTCATTCGTATTCGCCACGATCGTCACCAATCCGCAAGGCCAGCCATGGCTCGCCCCCAAGGCCACGTCGGTCTCCTATTTCGAGTCGGTCGACGGGCAGACCCAGGCGCTCGCGATCCAGTCGCTGACCCAGGCCCCCTGGGGGCCGGACATCCTGGCCACCGCGGTCGACCCGTCGCTGCTGGCCGCCGGCGATGCCTATTTCTTCGCGATGGCGCCGGCGGTGTTCCTGCGCAACCTGCTGATGCCCAATGTCGCGTCCGCGCTCCATGTCCCGGCGTCGGCATTGCAGTTCAACCCGCCGAGCGCGCCGAACCAGCCGCTGAGCTGCTCGATCACCAACACCCAGAGCATCTCGATGGGATCGGTACGCAGCGGCGCGATCGACTATTATCCGGAATTGACCAGCTATGCGGTCGCGATCAGCGGCTCGCAGATCCTGACCAGCGCCAGCGGTCAGTTCGACATCAGCGGCCTGCACGACGCCTATGTGACGTTCGACAATCTCAATGTCGTGATGGACGTCGGCTATGACCAGGCGACCAGATCGGCGACCTTCACCGTGGTGAGCCGCTCGTCGCCCAGCACCGACGAGCATATCCCGTGGTACGAGAAGGAGCTTACCTGGATCGTGCCGGTGGTGGGCCTGGTCGTGAACATCGTGATGGATGCGGTGGTCGCGGCGATCGAGAACGCCGTCACCGACTCGCTGACCAGTTCCGGCCAGCTGTCGATCGGTGCCATTCCCGTCGCCAGCGCGGTCTGGACCGGCCTGAGCCAGTTCAACACCACCGACGCGGAACTCGCCGATGCCTTCGTGATCCGCGCGTCGGGCGCGTCCTGA